The proteins below are encoded in one region of Amycolatopsis acidiphila:
- the ctaD gene encoding aa3-type cytochrome oxidase subunit I, with translation MTELRARPIVLGNRYELPPRHRRGRALLKLTRTTDHKVIGLMYLFTSLGFFVVGGAMALLMRSELARPGLQFLSNEQYNQLFTMHGTIMLLLYATPNLFAFANLVLPLQIGSPDVAFPRLNAFSYWLFLFGGLIVLASFATPGGAADFGWTGYTPLSDFMHSPGVGGNMWAAGLIVSGLGTILGAVNMVTTIVCLRAPGMTMWRMPIFTWNILFTSILILAAFPILTAALFVLLADRLIGAHVFDPANGGAILWQHLFWFFGHPEVYIIALPYFGIVTEIIPVFSRKPLFGYRLMVFATIGITALSFAVWAHHMFATGAVLLPFFSFMTFLIAVPTGIKFFNWIGTMWKGRISFESPMLWSVGFLVTFLLGGLTGIILAAPPLDFHVTDSYFVVAHFHYVLFGTIVFATFAGVYFWFPKMTGRMLDEPLAKLHFWTTFIGFHTTFLVQHWLGDMGMPRRYADYLPTDGFTLLNTISTIGAFILGASMLPFIYNVVRSYRFGEPVEVDDPWGFGNSLEWATTCPPPRHNFLELPRIRSERPAFELHYPHLVERLHDEGHITLTGKPVPHSEAAETPSEKASQASTPHD, from the coding sequence ATGACCGAACTGCGGGCCCGCCCCATCGTCCTGGGGAACCGGTACGAGCTGCCGCCCAGGCATCGCCGCGGCCGGGCGCTGCTCAAGCTGACCCGGACGACCGACCACAAGGTCATCGGCCTGATGTACCTGTTCACCTCGCTCGGGTTCTTCGTCGTCGGCGGCGCGATGGCGCTGCTGATGCGCAGTGAGCTGGCTCGGCCCGGCCTGCAGTTCCTCTCGAACGAGCAGTACAACCAGCTGTTCACCATGCACGGCACGATCATGCTGCTGCTGTACGCGACCCCGAACCTGTTCGCGTTCGCCAACCTGGTGCTGCCGCTGCAGATCGGCTCCCCGGACGTCGCGTTCCCCCGCCTCAACGCCTTCTCCTACTGGCTGTTCCTGTTCGGTGGCCTGATCGTGCTGGCCTCGTTCGCCACGCCGGGCGGGGCCGCGGACTTCGGGTGGACCGGCTACACCCCGCTGTCGGACTTCATGCACTCGCCCGGCGTCGGGGGCAACATGTGGGCGGCCGGGCTCATCGTGTCCGGTCTCGGCACGATCCTTGGCGCGGTCAACATGGTGACGACCATCGTGTGCCTGCGCGCGCCCGGCATGACGATGTGGCGGATGCCGATCTTCACCTGGAACATCCTGTTCACCTCGATCCTGATCCTCGCCGCGTTCCCGATCCTCACCGCCGCCCTGTTCGTCCTGCTGGCCGACCGGCTTATCGGCGCGCACGTGTTCGACCCCGCGAACGGCGGCGCCATCCTGTGGCAGCACCTGTTCTGGTTCTTCGGCCATCCCGAGGTCTACATCATCGCCTTGCCCTACTTCGGGATCGTCACCGAGATCATTCCGGTGTTCAGCCGCAAACCGCTGTTCGGCTACCGGCTGATGGTGTTCGCGACGATCGGCATCACCGCGCTGTCGTTCGCCGTATGGGCGCACCACATGTTCGCCACGGGCGCGGTGCTGCTGCCGTTCTTCTCGTTCATGACGTTCCTGATCGCGGTGCCGACCGGGATCAAGTTCTTCAACTGGATCGGCACCATGTGGAAGGGCCGCATCAGCTTCGAGAGCCCGATGCTGTGGTCGGTCGGGTTCCTGGTGACGTTCCTGCTCGGCGGGCTGACCGGCATCATCCTCGCCGCCCCGCCACTGGACTTCCATGTCACCGACAGCTACTTCGTTGTCGCGCACTTCCACTACGTGCTGTTCGGCACCATCGTGTTCGCCACGTTCGCCGGGGTGTACTTCTGGTTCCCGAAGATGACCGGGCGGATGCTCGACGAACCGCTGGCCAAGCTGCATTTCTGGACCACGTTCATCGGGTTCCACACGACCTTCCTGGTCCAGCACTGGCTCGGCGACATGGGCATGCCGCGCCGCTACGCCGACTACCTGCCGACGGACGGGTTCACCCTGCTCAACACCATCTCGACGATCGGCGCGTTCATCCTCGGCGCGTCGATGCTGCCGTTCATCTACAACGTGGTCCGCAGCTACCGGTTCGGCGAGCCCGTCGAAGTGGACGATCCTTGGGGCTTCGGCAACTCGCTGGAATGGGCCACGACCTGCCCACCACCCAGGCACAACTTCCTGGAGCTGCCGCGTATCCGCAGCGAGCGGCCGGCGTTCGAGCTGCACTACCCGCACCTCGTGGAACGCCTGCACGACGAAGGCCACATCACCCTGACCGGCAAGCCGGTCCCGCACTCCGAGGCCGCCGAGACACCGTCCGAAAAGGCCTCGCAGGCGAGCACGCCACACGATTAG
- a CDS encoding phage holin family protein produces the protein MSEAAGPGPTAVGDRSIAQLVQDMSEQTRRLVRDELLLATEELKQKGKRAGIGAGLTGAAGVVALLGAATLIACAVLALALVLPAWAAALIIGVALLAGAGIAAMLGAKKLKSAVPPVPEEAAAGVQKDVDVVRQRGHSDVQA, from the coding sequence ATGAGTGAAGCAGCCGGTCCTGGACCGACGGCGGTCGGGGACCGCTCGATCGCGCAGCTGGTCCAGGACATGTCCGAGCAGACCAGGCGTCTCGTGCGGGACGAGCTGCTCCTGGCCACAGAGGAGCTCAAGCAGAAGGGCAAGCGCGCCGGCATCGGTGCCGGCCTGACCGGTGCCGCCGGAGTGGTCGCGCTGTTGGGGGCCGCGACGCTGATCGCGTGTGCCGTGCTCGCGCTCGCGCTGGTCCTGCCCGCGTGGGCGGCCGCGCTGATCATCGGCGTGGCGCTGCTCGCGGGGGCGGGCATCGCCGCGATGCTGGGCGCGAAGAAGCTGAAGTCCGCCGTCCCGCCGGTGCCCGAGGAAGCCGCCGCGGGCGTGCAGAAGGACGTCGACGTGGTGCGGCAGAGGGGGCACAGCGATGTCCAAGCGTGA
- a CDS encoding DUF3618 domain-containing protein produces MSKRETFPRDVEEARLDAELTRQELGETAEALAEKVKDTAHTTQRAALTTGAAIGAGLLLVLIIRRIIGGR; encoded by the coding sequence ATGTCCAAGCGTGAGACGTTCCCCCGCGACGTGGAGGAGGCGCGCCTCGACGCGGAGCTGACCCGGCAGGAGCTGGGCGAGACCGCGGAGGCGCTGGCCGAGAAGGTGAAGGACACCGCGCACACCACGCAGCGCGCTGCGCTCACCACGGGCGCCGCGATCGGGGCGGGGCTGTTGCTGGTGCTGATCATCCGCAGGATCATCGGCGGGAGGTGA
- a CDS encoding DUF3140 domain-containing protein, which produces MSRHVEVETELWDEFHRVVNMTSRELSEWLRTRSAHEDAEELPDHSGTPTGQRVLDILQKRRVDLTDDDERVMRKVVDKIHAERRDDLEPTAGQENWRHRLMSLGHDPLKGVRDGTR; this is translated from the coding sequence ATGAGCCGGCACGTCGAGGTCGAGACCGAGCTGTGGGACGAGTTCCACCGGGTGGTGAACATGACCTCGCGGGAGCTGAGCGAATGGCTGCGCACGCGCTCGGCACACGAGGACGCCGAGGAGCTGCCGGACCACTCCGGCACGCCCACCGGTCAACGGGTCCTGGACATCCTGCAGAAACGGCGGGTGGACCTCACCGACGACGACGAGCGGGTGATGCGGAAGGTCGTCGACAAAATCCACGCCGAGCGGCGGGACGACCTCGAGCCCACCGCCGGGCAGGAGAACTGGCGGCATCGCCTGATGTCGCTGGGGCACGACCCGTTGAAGGGAGTGCGTGATGGAACGCGGTAG
- a CDS encoding pyridoxamine 5'-phosphate oxidase family protein, whose amino-acid sequence MDELTSEDELRELIGLPNEAARRKERPKLHEFDRQWLAGSPFCLIATADAAGSCDVSPKGDPAGFTLVLDDTTIAIPERPGNKRVDGFRNILENPHVGLLYFIPGRGDTLRINGRARLVRDAPFFADMVVKGHRPVLAIVVEIEQIFHHCAKAFMRSNLWQPETWRPESAPSRPVIARALERPGDSLEELERYYGPEYAAKLYR is encoded by the coding sequence ATGGACGAACTCACCTCGGAGGACGAGCTTCGCGAACTCATCGGCCTGCCGAACGAGGCGGCGCGGCGCAAGGAACGCCCGAAGCTCCACGAGTTCGACCGGCAGTGGCTCGCCGGGTCGCCGTTCTGCCTGATCGCCACCGCCGACGCCGCCGGCAGCTGCGACGTGTCCCCCAAGGGCGACCCGGCCGGCTTCACGCTCGTGCTCGACGACACGACGATCGCGATCCCGGAGCGGCCAGGCAACAAGCGGGTCGACGGGTTCCGCAACATCCTCGAGAACCCGCACGTGGGCCTGCTCTACTTCATCCCCGGCCGCGGCGACACCCTCCGGATCAACGGGCGGGCCCGGCTGGTCCGCGACGCCCCGTTCTTCGCGGACATGGTCGTCAAGGGCCACCGCCCGGTACTGGCGATCGTGGTCGAGATCGAGCAGATCTTCCACCACTGCGCCAAGGCGTTCATGCGCTCGAACCTGTGGCAACCCGAGACGTGGCGACCGGAATCGGCGCCCTCGCGACCCGTGATCGCCCGGGCGCTGGAACGCCCGGGCGACTCGCTCGAAGAGCTCGAACGCTACTACGGCCCCGAATACGCGGCGAAGCTCTACCGCTGA
- the ispG gene encoding flavodoxin-dependent (E)-4-hydroxy-3-methylbut-2-enyl-diphosphate synthase — protein sequence MSAVALGLPDLPVRRRKSRQVRVGDLPVGGGAPVSVQSMTTTVTADVDATLRQIAELTAAGCEIVRVAVPSSDDADALSAIAAKSAIPVIADIHFQPRYVFAAIDAGCAAVRVNPGNIIKFDDKVAEIARAATAARVPIRIGVNAGSLDKRLLAKYGRATPEALVESALWECSLFEQHGFADLKISVKHHDPVVMIEAYRQLARRCEYPLHLGVIEAGPAFQGTVKSAVAFGVLLAEGIGDTIRVSLSAPPVEEVKVGAQILESLGLRPRRLEIVSCPSCGSAQVDVYRLAERVTAAFEGFPVPLRVAVMGCVVNGPGEAREADLGVSSGNGKGQIFVRGEVVKTVPESRIVETLLEEALARFSPE from the coding sequence GTGAGCGCGGTGGCGCTCGGCCTCCCGGACCTGCCGGTACGGCGCCGGAAGTCGCGGCAGGTCAGGGTCGGGGACTTGCCGGTGGGCGGGGGCGCGCCGGTGTCGGTGCAGTCGATGACCACGACCGTCACCGCCGACGTCGACGCGACCCTGCGGCAGATCGCCGAGCTGACCGCGGCGGGCTGCGAGATCGTGCGGGTCGCGGTGCCCTCCTCCGACGACGCCGACGCACTGTCCGCCATCGCGGCCAAGTCGGCCATCCCGGTGATCGCCGACATCCACTTCCAGCCCAGGTACGTGTTCGCGGCGATCGACGCCGGCTGCGCGGCGGTGCGGGTGAACCCGGGCAACATCATCAAGTTCGACGACAAGGTCGCCGAGATCGCCCGCGCCGCGACCGCCGCGCGGGTGCCCATCCGGATCGGGGTCAACGCGGGCTCGCTGGACAAGCGGCTGCTGGCCAAGTACGGCCGGGCGACGCCCGAGGCGCTGGTGGAGTCCGCGCTGTGGGAGTGCTCGCTGTTCGAGCAGCACGGGTTCGCCGACCTGAAGATCTCGGTGAAGCACCACGACCCGGTGGTGATGATCGAGGCGTACCGGCAGCTCGCGCGCCGCTGCGAGTACCCGCTGCATCTCGGTGTGATCGAGGCCGGGCCCGCGTTCCAGGGCACGGTCAAGTCGGCGGTGGCGTTCGGGGTGCTGCTGGCCGAAGGCATCGGCGACACGATCCGCGTGTCGCTCTCCGCGCCGCCGGTCGAGGAGGTCAAGGTGGGCGCGCAGATCCTCGAGTCGCTGGGGCTGCGGCCGCGGCGGCTGGAGATCGTGTCCTGCCCGTCGTGCGGCAGCGCGCAGGTGGACGTCTACCGGCTGGCGGAACGCGTGACGGCGGCGTTCGAGGGCTTCCCGGTTCCGCTGCGGGTGGCCGTGATGGGCTGCGTCGTGAACGGCCCCGGCGAGGCACGCGAAGCCGATCTCGGGGTGTCCTCGGGCAACGGGAAGGGACAGATCTTCGTGCGGGGCGAGGTGGTCAAGACGGTGCCGGAGAGCCGGATCGTGGAGACGTTGCTGGAAGAGGCCTTGGCGCGGTTCTCGCCGGAGTAG
- a CDS encoding polyprenyl synthetase family protein, translated as MTAELISGTRTAQETLTWARELVEPGLRAAVAQLPPSMRPVAAHHFGWTDGGGSGKAMRPALVLLAAQAVGAPAERALPAAAAVELVHDFSLVHDDVMDGDATRRHRATVWKEFGTSTAILAGDALLALATRLLAERPDELRALLTAVLDLIEGQSADLAFERRETVGADECRAMAAGKTGALLGCACALGALAGGGSPAQVARLRAFGKEVGLAFQFADDLLGIWGEPAVTGKPVYSDLRNRKKSLPVVAALASDTGEGRELAALYRKPGTLSAPELARAAELVERAGGRAWSRAPADELLARARTQLRALEPKPRAELEALAQLITRRDH; from the coding sequence ATGACGGCGGAGCTGATTTCCGGTACCCGGACGGCACAGGAAACCCTGACGTGGGCACGGGAACTGGTCGAACCCGGGCTGCGGGCGGCCGTCGCGCAGCTGCCGCCGTCGATGCGGCCCGTCGCGGCACACCACTTCGGCTGGACCGACGGTGGCGGCAGCGGCAAGGCGATGCGGCCGGCGCTGGTCCTGCTCGCCGCGCAGGCGGTGGGCGCGCCCGCCGAACGGGCGCTGCCCGCCGCGGCCGCCGTCGAGCTGGTGCACGACTTCTCGCTGGTGCACGACGACGTGATGGACGGTGACGCGACGAGACGGCACCGGGCGACGGTGTGGAAGGAGTTCGGCACGAGCACCGCGATCCTGGCCGGTGACGCGCTGCTCGCACTCGCCACCCGGCTGCTCGCCGAGCGGCCGGACGAGCTGCGCGCACTGCTGACCGCGGTGCTCGACCTGATCGAGGGGCAGAGCGCGGACCTCGCGTTCGAGCGACGGGAGACCGTCGGCGCGGACGAGTGCCGGGCGATGGCCGCCGGCAAGACCGGGGCGCTGCTGGGCTGCGCGTGCGCGCTCGGCGCGCTCGCGGGCGGCGGCAGTCCCGCGCAGGTCGCGCGGCTGCGCGCGTTCGGGAAGGAGGTCGGGCTCGCGTTCCAGTTCGCCGACGACCTGCTGGGCATCTGGGGCGAACCCGCGGTGACGGGCAAGCCGGTGTACTCGGATCTGCGCAACCGCAAGAAGTCGCTGCCGGTGGTCGCCGCGCTCGCGTCGGACACCGGGGAGGGCCGCGAACTAGCGGCGCTGTACCGGAAACCGGGCACGCTGTCGGCACCGGAGCTGGCCCGCGCGGCCGAGCTGGTCGAGCGCGCGGGCGGTCGCGCCTGGAGCCGGGCCCCGGCAGACGAGCTGCTGGCGAGAGCGCGCACGCAGTTACGAGCACTGGAGCCGAAGCCGAGAGCCGAGCTCGAAGCGCTCGCCCAGCTGATCACCCGCCGGGACCACTAG